The following are encoded together in the Glycine soja cultivar W05 chromosome 5, ASM419377v2, whole genome shotgun sequence genome:
- the LOC114411739 gene encoding uncharacterized protein LOC114411739 has product MVDVDVGTSDSPKRHHNNGFLVTISAVLALLTKRRAAKPTKEDEWKKELKKSRPKKLLSNIRSKALFGHNHNNKKKLRSVEETQQGWGNGGVWQKEILMGGKCEPLDFSGVIYYDGNGKQLSEIPLRSPRASPMPGYLTRRL; this is encoded by the coding sequence ATGGTTGACGTCGACGTTGGAACCTCGGACTCGCCGAAGCGCCACCACAACAACGGCTTCCTCGTAACAATATCGGCGGTTCTGGCGCTGCTAACAAAGCGCAGAGCAGCGAAGCCGACCAAAGAGGATGAGTGGAAGAAGGAATTGAAGAAGTCGCGGCCGAAGAAGCTTCTCAGCAACATAAGAAGCAAAGCGCTTTTCGGTCACAACCACAACAACAAGAAGAAGCTGCGAAGCGTGGAAGAGACACAACAAGGGTGGGGAAACGGCGGCGTTTGGCAGAAGGAGATTCTCATGGGTGGCAAGTGCGAGCCGTTGGATTTCTCGGGTGTGATTTATTACGATGGAAACGGGAAGCAGCTCAGCGAAATCCCTCTCAGGTCGCCACGCGCTAGCCCCATGCCCGGTTACCTCACGCGCCGCCTCTGA